The Deltaproteobacteria bacterium genome includes a window with the following:
- a CDS encoding ABC transporter permease: MTQNFIGFRTLIEREYYRFARLSKQTIAPPIITTALYIFIFGFSLGSRIKEVGGFPYIVFMLPGLAAMGVINNAYANTSTSLFMARMDRSIENILAAPLSPFQVVFAFVLGGILRGALIGILTLAVSKIFIPLPFYHFGYLLLVLLMSSLLFSCLGIISALWSESWDQIATFTNFVISPFIYLGGVFYSIHMLPPLWQKVSLLNPIFYLVDALRWATLGKGDVPFAISISFISTLALLSLALCAYLFRRGYKLLS, from the coding sequence ATGACCCAAAATTTTATCGGATTTAGGACCTTGATCGAACGCGAATATTACCGTTTTGCACGCCTCTCCAAGCAAACAATAGCCCCTCCCATTATTACGACCGCGCTTTATATTTTTATTTTTGGTTTTTCCCTGGGCTCGCGCATCAAAGAAGTAGGTGGTTTTCCTTACATCGTGTTTATGCTCCCAGGACTTGCGGCGATGGGGGTTATCAACAACGCTTACGCCAACACTTCTACCTCGCTTTTTATGGCGCGTATGGATAGATCCATCGAAAATATTCTGGCCGCTCCCTTGTCCCCTTTTCAGGTGGTATTTGCCTTTGTGTTGGGAGGCATCCTCCGCGGGGCCTTGATTGGAATTCTGACTTTGGCAGTTTCCAAGATCTTCATCCCCCTGCCTTTTTATCATTTTGGCTACCTGCTGCTGGTTTTACTGATGAGTTCGCTGTTGTTTTCCTGCCTGGGAATCATTTCTGCCCTGTGGAGCGAATCCTGGGACCAAATTGCCACTTTTACCAATTTCGTCATTTCTCCCTTCATTTATTTAGGCGGAGTTTTTTACTCCATTCACATGCTGCCCCCGCTTTGGCAAAAGGTCAGCCTCTTGAATCCCATCTTTTACCTGGTGGATGCCCTCCGCTGGGCCACCTTGGGGAAGGGGGATGTCCCTTTCGCTATTTCCATTTCTTTTATTTCGACTCTCGCCCTGCTTTCCCTGGCACTTTGTGCCTATTTATTTCGTCGGGGTTATAAGTTGTTGAGTTGA
- a CDS encoding ABC transporter ATP-binding protein, with protein MHAIKINQLCKKYKSLQALKGLDLEIEEGEFFGLLGPNGAGKTTLIGSVVGLVKPDSGQISVFGKQVSPQTIDTRQMIGFAPQEINVDRFFNIRKTLEFQAGFYGFSHKYARERTQDLLTQFRLKEKSTEPFYKLSGGMQRRLLIARALISKPKILILDEPTAGVDVEQRRELWSYLQNLNEDGTTILLTTHYIDEAELLCERVAIINHGQIIEMGRPRELIAKYCKEKVEITFRDKLHYGDFKGFSEIKMEDNRLTLTQAKVGIQISELLERANLQGANPVLDMQVCHGSLEDVFVTLTGRKL; from the coding sequence ATGCACGCCATTAAAATCAATCAGCTCTGCAAAAAATATAAAAGCCTGCAAGCCCTGAAAGGCCTCGATCTGGAGATCGAAGAAGGAGAATTTTTTGGTCTGCTGGGTCCTAATGGGGCGGGCAAAACCACTTTGATCGGATCGGTCGTCGGTTTGGTGAAACCCGATTCAGGACAAATTTCAGTCTTCGGCAAACAGGTGAGTCCACAGACTATTGACACTCGCCAGATGATTGGCTTTGCCCCTCAAGAAATCAATGTCGATCGCTTTTTTAATATCCGAAAAACGCTGGAATTTCAGGCGGGTTTTTACGGATTCTCGCACAAATATGCCAGAGAGCGCACCCAGGATTTACTTACCCAATTTCGGTTAAAGGAAAAATCCACCGAGCCATTTTATAAGCTCTCCGGAGGCATGCAACGGCGCTTGCTCATCGCGCGGGCCCTCATCAGCAAGCCCAAAATTCTGATTCTGGATGAACCGACGGCAGGTGTGGATGTGGAACAACGTCGCGAACTTTGGTCTTATCTCCAAAATTTAAATGAGGATGGCACCACTATTTTACTCACCACTCATTATATTGATGAGGCGGAGCTGCTCTGTGAGCGGGTGGCCATCATCAACCATGGTCAGATCATCGAAATGGGAAGGCCTAGGGAACTGATCGCCAAATACTGCAAAGAAAAAGTGGAGATTACATTTAGAGATAAACTGCACTACGGTGATTTTAAAGGATTTTCTGAAATAAAGATGGAAGACAATAGGCTCACTTTAACCCAGGCAAAAGTGGGGATACAGATCAGCGAACTCTTGGAACGGGCCAATCTTCAGGGGGCAAATCCTGTACTTGATATGCAAGTGTGCCACGGTTCTTTGGAAGACGTGTTTGTGACGCTGACGGGAAGAAAGTTATGA
- a CDS encoding urate hydroxylase PuuD produces METLSVAEVVKFVLRWFHYIFGILWIGHLYFFNFVNANFQAAIDAETKKKIVPELMPRALFAFRWGAMMTFITGWIYFGMQQQAYLGSPSIYWIGLGALFGSVMWFNVWFIIWPNQKKIITAVKTGEKPDPNLVENARKASKLNTFLSMPMLACMAGASHGAIFGQYWTVAILAFIVLGFGLAQHLYQIAPKVGKSV; encoded by the coding sequence ATGGAAACTTTATCGGTGGCAGAAGTCGTGAAATTTGTTCTGCGTTGGTTCCACTATATTTTTGGTATTCTATGGATTGGGCATTTGTACTTTTTTAATTTCGTAAATGCCAATTTTCAAGCGGCCATTGACGCTGAAACCAAGAAGAAGATTGTCCCCGAATTAATGCCTCGGGCCCTCTTTGCCTTTCGTTGGGGGGCGATGATGACTTTCATCACCGGTTGGATTTATTTTGGGATGCAGCAACAGGCCTATCTCGGAAGCCCCAGCATTTATTGGATAGGTTTGGGGGCACTTTTTGGATCTGTCATGTGGTTTAATGTATGGTTCATCATCTGGCCTAACCAAAAGAAGATCATCACGGCCGTTAAAACGGGAGAAAAGCCCGATCCTAACTTAGTAGAAAACGCGCGAAAGGCCTCTAAGCTCAATACCTTCCTCTCCATGCCGATGTTGGCCTGCATGGCAGGTGCCTCTCATGGGGCCATCTTTGGGCAATATTGGACTGTGGCCATCCTCGCTTTTATAGTGCTTGGTTTTGGCCTGGCCCAACATTTATATCAAATCGCCCCGAAAGTGGGTAAATCGGTTTAG